Sequence from the Fragaria vesca subsp. vesca linkage group LG4, FraVesHawaii_1.0, whole genome shotgun sequence genome:
AATATGTGCTATTGCTAAGAAAGTTGTTTTAGCTGACTTGGATGGGTGCTAAGTTATGGAACAAGGAGATCATTGGTTCAAGTCCCTCCCATTCCTCCTTTTCTTCTACCTTTTTCCTTACTCCTGTAACACCTGTACCTAAAAGGTTACTGTTTGGGGTTATGAATTTTCGTGGATTTTCTTTATTCGCGCTCAGAGATTTAAATAGTGATTGCTCAAGTTTGTTTTCAAGTTTTTTCTGAAAACGGTAAATAGTGGATTTAAAACTCCGAAGTCGTTGTACACGTTTATACGAGCTCATCGGTATGCCCGGATTATTTTCTGGAGCGACGAGCTATGTTCTTTGAATTTATGAAGTTTACAATAAATTTTCAATTATTATTTCTTGTAACCATTTTACCGTAAAGGACCTAAAAAGTTGACTTTCGTTAAGTCGATAATTTGGGAAAACTTCCTTCATGGAAGTCGTAGAAGACGTTAATACGAGTTTGTGGACACGTGGCACGCTCAAATCGGAGTTTGTATGAGAAAGTTATGGTCTAAAAACGGAAAGTTACTGTTTCGGTAAAGGGTATAAAAAAAGAGAAGAGTAAAGGAAGGTTCGGGAGGGAGGGAGACGGGATCAAAATGAGTTCAGACCCAGACCGGGTCACTCTCGACCCGAACAAAGTCAACGGGTCAACCCGACCGGTTCTCCGTTCTCCGGCAGCAACGTCGAGTCTAACTGGTGGCGACAGCTTATCTCTACGTCATAAGTCGCTCTATGGTCTTTATTTTCAGAGACGAGGTCTGGTGAGAGAGAATCGAAGAAGGAGAAGGAGGGTTCGTCGGTGAGTTCTCGATCCCGACCACGGCGGTGAGCATGACCGGTGCTGGTAGCTTCGCCTCAACTCCCTGATCATCGTTGTAGTACTAGGGTTCCAAGCGAAGGAGAGAGAATCGAGCAGAGGAATGTTTTAGGTTTTAGGCCGTGTTCTTGGTGTTTTCCGGCTACCGGCGAAGCCAAGCGAGGTATGACACTTGATCTTCTCTTTGAGATTTATCTGTGTATATACATGGAATTGAGATTGGTTGAGTTTTGTTGAATTTGAATTTGGGTAGTGTTGGCCGCTCGTGAGTGATGTTGTGTACGGCGGCGGTAGGTGGTTGTTCTGGTAGTTTCTGGTTTTGTTAGTATTCTGATTTTAAAGGAGTAGGTTGAGATGCTTGAATTCAATATTGGTAGAGTTTTGGAGAATGGGAGATTTTGGGCAGTGTGTGCGGTTGTTGTGCTCGACGACGGTGATAGTGGTGGTTGAGTATTTCTGGGTTCTGGTGAGCTTGGCAGTAGTAGTAGAATCCAACTGTGTTGCTTGAATTGCAGAAAGGAGGAAGTTGGGTGATGGAGAAATGGCTATGTGTGTTTTGTTAATATGAGACATCATTCTACTTGTATTGCTTTGATTCATGCAGTAGAGTTGTCGTACTGCAGGTTTATTGCTATGACCTTTTGGGAAGGTTGGACGTGCATGTGGAGTTTGATTGAGACATTGAGTCTTTTAGTTTGAGATATAGAAGTACGAGGGTTTGAAAGGGAGAAAAAAAAATTATAGTCTTGGGTGTTGAGAGTAAATTAGGATGTTGGTTAGATTTCGGATTTTTTCCGAAGACTAACGATATTAAAGGTTAAAATTGATAACCGGGTATAAGAATACTACTGTTAGACAGTTGTTGGATTGTGTTTATGCATGGAAGTGGATATTGGAGTGTTATGTATGGATTTGTGATTGGTTTTAGTCGAAATGGGTGTCCATAGTAAATCTAATGGGTGTCCGTAGTAAATCTAAGTTAGAATGTTTAGTAAATTTGGGTTCAAAGTGAAAGAATGCATGTTTGATGATTGGCATAAGTTGAGTTTTATATTATTCTAACGAAATTTTGATTGAGTATATATATATATATATATATATATATATATATATGTGTAGACATATACACACTCTTTGGCACTTGAGTAGGTTGTTTTGCGAGTCAAGTGTGGGGTTTTGATTTTTGGACTTATGGTGGTAAATGAGATGTTGTTAGTGAAGGTAGAGAAGTAGAAAAAATGTTGAACTACGAGTGGCTTGATCCCTTTAAAAGGGTACGTAGGCAGCCCGATCAAGTTTTGGGTGCAGCCGTAAATTAACAAAATAAATTTTAGGTTCCAAATGCGACAAAAATGTTTGTTATTTTGTTTGATAATAGGATTTCCTTATTTATTTTATTCGTTTATTCTTCTAACACCTGGATCAGGGTGTTACAACTCCTCACCTTTTCTTCTCCCTTTTTTCTTTCTCCTCTGAATTTTCTTTCTTTGTTTTTGACTAGAGTTGATACCCGCGCCTTGGCGCGGTGTAATATCCACATATGTATAAAAGCTATTACAAAAATAACTTTTATACAACAAAATATTTAGCTAGTCTTGTGTTTTACCCAAAATATAAATGCTCCAATTTGTTTTGATTTGTACGTATACAAAGCAGAAGAGAAAAATGACAGATATAGTTCCGTTAAACAACGGGGTAATAAATTATCACTGTAATATATTAATATCTCTAGAACTCTTCTGTTTTGTNNNNNNNNNNNNNNNNNNNNNNNNNNNNNNNNNNNNNNNNNNNNNNNNNNNNNCAGAGAGACAGGAGAAATAAAAATAAAGGAGGTCTGAAGAGGCAAAATCGATCCGGAAGATTCAGGAGGCAGAAGAAAAGTCAAAAATAGAGGGCAAAATTTTTTTGCCGAAAAAGAGCATATCTAGAAAAATCTAAATTACCTATTTCAAAAAAAAAAAAATCACTGTTCACATGCTTGTGAACAGTCGACCATGCTATAGTATATAGTTAAATTTCTTACAATATTATCCAATTTTCTACTAGTATTTCTTACTTTTCCTTCTTATTTTCTTCCTCCATTTGTCTTCTCTCCTTTATTTTTTTTCTTCTTAATTAATTTTTCCCCTCCTTGTAGGAAAATTGGGTTTAACAATATCAACAAAAAAAAAATATTGGTACTATAGTTTTATTAGTCTAGATGAAATTCGGATCCTATATTCGCTATTGGTGTGAGCTACTAACTATCACTGTGAATCGTCACTACTTCAAGTCTCTAACTATCACTGTGAATGTCACTGCCTCAAATCTCAGTCACATCAAAAGTGTGGTGGGATGAAAGAGTTACATTGTCAACTTGAAATAATTAAGGAAAAAAAAAATGTAATTCTCTCTCTCATTTTCCCAGTCATCTTGTTTTCCTTTGGGTATCATTTTAAGTTTAGGAAATAAGCCTCACTCTCTTCGAATTATTAAATAAATAAATACATTATATGTGGCCAAGTTGCGTGATATTTTGGTAAAAGGAGAATCCTACTTGCTCTCTCTCACTCTGCTTTGAAATACACACGTTTGGTCCTTGTTTTCCTAAGCTCTTCTTCCACTTTTGGGCGGGTTTGGGCGTCTGGGTTTGTTTATCTGCGACTCTGCCCATAGAATTAGAAAGGTATAAAAACGAATTCTTTCAAGTATGACTCTCTGTGCGTCTTTGATCATCTCTATTTTGCTTGATGGGTTGTCATGTATTTTCAACTTTGAAGCTTACTTACCACCATTCATGTTCTATGACTGAGCTCGTTTGAAAATTCTGCATAACTGTTACTTGTACCCAAGAAATGCTATAATTATCATGTGCCTTTGTTTGGGTATTGGATTGCTTCGTTTTCCTTTACAGTGTAAGTTAGGGTTAAGTAACTGAGTTATTAGACTTGCTTGTTCATTTTTAGATTGGCAATATGTTAACTGAATTAGGAAAGATTTGAAAGTAATGGTATCATCAGGTAAGTGTGTGATGTCTTTGGTTTTCTTCCTAGGGCTTCATTTTGTTTGAGATTGAAAGAGAAATTGCTCTTTCAAGGTTTCTAGATTGTGCCTTGTATACCATTCATATCATCTTATTTCTTTTGTTTTGACACTAGGTTTAATGGCATTAAAGAATGTTACATTTCAGATAGTATCTTANNNNNNNNNNNNNNNNNNNNAAAGAACTAGCTAGTAGCTCTATATGTTTTCTTACATGAGTAGCATGGCTACTTTAATAATAGGGGTTTCTCCCTTCATTTGGCAGATGGATTCAGATGAAGTAAATCAGCGTGGGGATTTCAGTCATGATGAACGTGGTGAGCCTTCATTTTCTCCAGAAGTTTCTTATATATATGATGTCTTTTATGATGTGCAGGTAATTCGTAGAGTTGGTAATCGGTAATAGGAAGAAGCTTTGCTGTAACAGCTGCATACTACTATTTGGCTTTTAAAGAACACACCCAGTGCAATAAGTACTGCTATTAGACCCTAAAGTTTTCCATTCAGGTTCCCAGTTGGCCCCAATATCACTCATGTGGATGAAAGGAATTTGAGAGTGAAGTCTTGAATCAGATGTAGTATTTGATGTTGCAGTTGATCTGAAAATAACGAGCCTCTAAAATCTGACATGTCATAGAGACCTTTGTAGTTTGATGTCTTTGGAAGTGACGCTAACAGCTTAATAGCCAATGCCAATGGATGTTAAGTCAGAGTTGTATTTGTTGTAGTGATTGAATCTATATTCGAATCAGGAGATAATGTCTGAAATACATCGAAAAGCATTATGGAAGTAATTCATAGTGATTCTGCCATGGAAATTTTGATTTCTCGTAGTTACATCAGATAGGCCGAATGCCATGAAAAGCAAAAGTATCTCTAGACGGTATTATTAGAGGATTTTGGAAAAAGGAGTTGTTACTTGTTTGCTTCCTCATGTGTCAGAACTCGATCAGAAGAATGTCAATATGCACTGCTTCAGGTAATAACATCTTTCTGAAACCTTTATGCTGTAAGTTAAAGTCAGAGTGTTAATTGTATTGTATAAATTTGTCATTGTATTTTACTTAACAGAAAAACAAAAGAAAAAGAAGATGAGGCTAAAGTACTCTTTGAACATTAATTTGCTTCGAAGAGTACTCTGCTAACATTTTTTTGGGGCCCAAGAATGTAGAAGTGTAGAACATTTGAAAAAAAATATATTGTTTATATCTAGGGAAATTAACATCCATTTATATTCAACCCTCCTGATTTTCTGTTTGTTTGTTATAAAGTTCTTGTATCATTCATTTTCTAAAATGCTATCCTTGAAACCTACTTGCTCAAAATTGTTGGTTCAATATCACCTCAGCTGATCTGTTCTTTCGTGGAGTCAAAATACACTGAGGGATCAACAAACTTGTATTCATGTTTGTTTGCTTTACCAGTTGTTTTCCATGCATAAAAAAGTTTGTAGGTGCGATGATTTCATGCTGGAAGATCTATCATCTGACAAGAATGTAGGTAGTGTATGAAGATTTATATAGATGTATATTCAAACTTAAAAGGATGAAAAATAGCGCTATAAATGTTTGCCTAACTGAATCTCTGAAATGTAACTTCTGATTCTTTTTGCTCAGTTTATTTGAATGGTAAATTTGCTCGTGTAATATGAATTCAGCTAAAGAATGCTTGGCAAAAATTCTTGTATATATAGATGAGAGAACCAACTGTAAAAATGTACTAGTGTAACATACAATATTTGAAGAGTAGATGCAGATATGTGATGAATGTCAGCATGTGTATCCATGGTTTATTATGTGTCCTTCAGACTTTTAAGGAAGAGGGAGCTGTTTAATAGGCCAATATGTTATTATAATTGAGAAAATGAGAAGATAGAAACATATAATAGTGATCATTAAAATGAATCATGATAGAACCAAGAGACATGAAGTCCTTTCATCCATAACTATGTGTTGCGTTGTTTGTTCTGTCATTTCCTTGTTTGTTCGTACTAGTAGATTTGATTTTACGTCATTTATTCAAATTTCAGGTCTTCAGCACAGTGGAAACATGTTAACAAACGATTATGTATTACTACAAAGGCTGGTGGAATGGATTGAGGACTCTTGTCCATACTGAGGGAATTTGCAATCAAGCTGACATGCATATTACTCCTGATATGGAGGCAACAAATTCCAATCAAGCTGTTCCTTATATTCACATTACTCCTCTTGCTGATCTCACCATGTCTCTTTGTTTGAATTTGCAGCAGTATATGTCATGTCTCCGAGAACTTTTGCAATGACCATTAAGAATTCCATGAAGCCGAGTGTGGAACAAAGCAAGGGAGCTAAAGACAAGGGCAAGAAGAGAATGGCGGAACAGAATCCACCTGTGGATCATGGCAAAGAGAAAAGATTGACTGTGGGGTCTCAATTCTTGAGTTCTGGTAAGATCCGCCTGGATGTGGATCCACCTATGGCGCCGTTTTTCAACAAGTTCATGGAGGTGATAAAGGGCCCAATAGCAGTAGAATCCGGGTGCAAACACTTGACAATTAAAGAACTGATGGAAGAATCAGTTAAACAATCAATGCAGGTATGTATAAGCTAGTCGTCTGTGTTATTTTAGGCTTTTATTAAGTGACTTATATACTTGGTTTGGTATTTTCCAGGCTTCATTTCGTCAGTTCCACAGTCTCCAGGAGATCATCAGGCAAGTTGAGGAAAAAGATGACATAGTGGCTAAGATGAAAAAAGATTGTCAGGATGCAGTGGCTAAGCTGGAGGACTTGGAGGTCCACCTTGCAAACGAGAGTGCCCGAACTGAAAGGAAGAGGAAGATGGTTCGTCTCCTCCAAGAAGACCTGGTCAAAACAGAAGAGGTGCTTGCACAGGCGAAAGAGAAAATCACGAAGCTGAGCTTGGAGCTTGACCTTGCTCGGTGGTCTGCAGATGAGAGAGTGGAAGCTGCAGTTGAAAACTTTAAGGGTTCTGATGAGTTCATTCGACTGATAATGGAGGCTAAGACCAGTGGAATCAGTCAGTGCATGGAAGCCGTAAAGAAGGTGGACCATGATTTTGACCAGATGGCTCTTCATGCTATTCTTGAGGAGATGGATTCTTATGAAAGCAAGCGCGAGACCAGTGATCAATCAGTGCGGCACAGTCCATTTCCGATGTCAAATCATGAGGATTATCACAGTCCATTTCTGATGTCAAATCATAAGGGTTTTTCTGAAAGCAAGCATGAGGATGAGGATCAGTCAGTGGAGCACCATCCAGATAAAGAGGAGGGGGACCAATATGATGATTGGGGGCGCGAGAGCAATGGTGAATCCAAGAAGCGCAGTCCATTTCTGATGTCAAATTATGAGGATTCTCGCAGTCCATCTCCCATGTCAAATCATGAGGATTTTTCTGAAAGCAATCGTGAGGATGAGGATCAGTCAGTTGAGCATCATCCAGATGTAGATGAGGGAGAGGATTCTGATGGATGGGAGCGCGAGAGCAACGGTAAATCCAAGCAGCTCAGTCCAGATCACATTTCAAACCATGTGGAATCTTGTGAAAGCAAGCACATGGGCAACTGTACATAGATCACTAAAACGCAGCCGCCTAGTGAAACGATCGGATTTTGTAACAGACTCAGAGGAGGACCTGATGAGTAATGAGTATTAGGTAATTGCCAAAGAGAAGATAGCTTTCCTATGCTAGCTTGAATGAAGTACGGAGCGTTCTCTCTCTTTCTATGGATTTTGTTTGGTAGTTTTGGTATTTTGGCTTCGTTTTATGACAAGACATGTGGACTCCCAGTTAGCTATCTTAAGTTATATAGTACTCTACTTCTATTTCTCTAATCTTATCCTTTTCGGCCGGCTCAACTTCACTGTTTTTCTCATGATACGCACTTTTTCTTCATTCTTTGATTGCAATTTGCAAGCATGCATGCAGTTGGCCCATTCGGCAATGGTAGCAGAGAGGAGTATGCAGAGAGCTATTATTTATGTTTTGCAGAGATAGTTAATCAGAAAGAAACAATCTGTCTATCTAGAATGTCAATTTGCAGCTCAAACTCTAATTAATTGAAGGTGGAGGACTTGTGTTCAGGTTGCTTTTCCCACAAGTAACTCGCAGCTTCAATCCACTGTGGGCAAACCAGAAACTTGTTCTTCAGTGCCAGAAGATCATTCTTCGTTCGAGCATTTGTTGCAACCATATGTGTCACTGATGGCGCATCCGCTTGTGTTGAACAAGTTGCTCCCAGCTCCTCTGCCATTTTCCACAGATTAGGGCTATAAGAGTTGAAAACAATCTCACATCCCTTTAACACCTGCTTCCGATGAATCTTCAACACCTGCCTTACATCAATGCTGATAGGAGTGTTGGTCCAGATATCATGGATTCGCTTAAGACAACGAAGAATGTGTTCAAGATAAACGGTTTCATCGGTCCTTAACTCAGCATGAGATTGACTGCTGGTACCATTATTGAGGTACATTGTATGACAAGCGGATTTGAAGAAATTGTACTTCTGCATTACTATCAAATTGTCCTGATTTTCCTTTGCCCATACGTTTCTTATATCGTCGAGGATCAAGACATTAGAAGTTTGGCAACCGCGCACAAGATTTAGACACTTCTTTTGTCCTGGGGAGCTGTGATCATCGCGCGATGTTATTTTAGAAGTGGAGCTGGAGGTGAAGAAGTACTCTTTTTCAGGGTCAAGTAGCTCAGCCATTCACATCGCATAAGCTCTACCACCCATTGTGTATATATGCATCTCAAACATTTGACTCGCTTCTTTTAAAAATGTCCTCACAAACGGCCTCAGCTTGGTGATTCTGTTGGAATCCATGAAAACATCAGCTTGCAGTGATTGATCATCTGTTTTGGTGATTAATAAGTATTCTTCTAGGGGCGTCAAATTTTCGATTCGGGTGGAATGCAGTAGCGTGTGATCCAGATCAAGTACTAAGTGAAGTTTTTGTGTTGAGCTGCATTCCGACTTAGACTTTGATCAGTGCTCTATGGAGATACGAAGCAATGAAATTGATTAGGTGACTCATTGTTCTGATGAAAATATTGAACAAATTGTAGTAGGGAGTTTATATGTAGGGGAACTATTCCTTATCTTCCTTGTGCTTGTAATCCGTGGCACATATGGATATAGACTTATTATAGCATTTGGGTTAGGCAGGGCAGTAACTTCTGGAACAAGAAAGACAAGCCCTAGCTAGGCCTTTCTAGTCCTGAATATTAGGGCATAACTTAATTAAACTTCTCAATCTTGGATCACGTTTTCACAGGAAAACAAAATACATTCGATACGATTCTAGCTCAGGTGTATATATTGAAAGTTTTGTATTCATACTTGGATTAATTTGGTAAATGACATGTAAACGTACATAACAAAAACGATGTATATGAACACCGTTAGTCACAAAAACTAGCACTTCAAGTTTATGTAGTTGAGACTAAGAACTTGTGTTCAGGTGGCTTCTCCCATATATAACTTGCAGCTTCAATCCATTCTCGGCGGACCAACAACAACTTCTTATTCTTCACTGCCGTTAGAGAATTCTTCGTTCGAGTATTTGTCGCAACCACATGGGTGACTGATGGTGCATCCACTCGAGTTGAACAAGTTGCTCCCAACTCCTCTGTTAAATCATGACAATCGAAAACGATCTCGAGATCACACCCTTTCAACACTCATTTCCGAAGAGTCTCTAACACTTGCCTTACATCATTTCCAAAATGATTCTTGTTGGGTAGCTTATGAACAAAGAACATAGCGTGGACTTGCTTAAGAAGCTGAAGAATACGCTCAAGACAGTAATTCTCATCCGTCTTCAACTCGGCAAGAGACTTGCTATTATTGAGGCACATTGTCTGAGAACTGTATTTGAAGAAATAATATCGTCTTATCACTATATATCAAATTGTCCTGATTCTCCTTTGTCCATGCCTCTCGAGTATCATCAAGGATCAAGACATTAGAATGTTTGCAACCACGCAAAAGATCAAGACACTTCTTTTGTCCTCGCGAGCTGTGACCGTCACACGATATTACTCTAGAGCTGGAAGTGAAGAAGTACACTCCTTTTTCCGGTCAAGCAACTCAGCCATTCGGAATGCGTAAGCTCGACTGCCTGTTGTGTATATATATGTGCAAGTCATAGATGTGACTGGCTTCCTTGAGAAATGTCCTGGCAAAGGGCCTCAACTTGGTTATCATGGTGGAATCCATGAAAACATATCCTTGTAGAGCATTATCGTTTGTTTTGGTCTTTAAGTATTCTTCTTGGGGAGTCAGATGATCGATTTCAGTGGAGTGCACTAGTATGTGATTTGTGTGATTTAGATCAAGTATTAGGTGTAGTTTTCAGTTTTGAGACGAACAAGACTTGGAATTCAAGTTCAGCAGGTGAGTAGGAGCACTAGAACACAAAAACCTTTAGACATGAAAGAGAAGTGATCGAATAGGATTATAATGTATACAAATATGTGTGTGAGGTTCTTATGAACACAGTATGGTGACGTTTGTTACACCAGACTAACAGGGATTGGACTAGCTTAGGTAAGAAAATAGTCTGAAACCCATGTTTGGAGGAACACGGGACTGAATTAAATGAGTATAGGTAGTCCCCGTGTCCCGTTTTAGCCTTCTTACATAGTCACCCCAAAACTGAGCGAACTACATACCGCATCGTTGTTTAACGATTTCAACTCTCTGCGCTTCCTCCTCTCTGCTTCCTCTCTACTTCCTCACTGCTTCAACTCTCTGCTCTCTCTTCTACTGGACAGATACCTCCTCTCTCTCTCTCNNNNNNNNNNNNNNNNNNNNNNNNNNNNNNNNNNNNNNNNNNNNNNNNNNNNNNNNNNNNNNNNNNNNNNNNNNNNNNNNNNNNNNNNNNNNNNNNNNNNNNNNNNNNNNNNNNNNNNNNNNNNNNNNNNNNNNNNNNNNNNNNNNNNTGGCTGTTCTTCTTCATGGTTGGGTGTTCTTCTTCTTCCATTTTATGGGTTGTATGTATTGATAGATTGATTATGAATGATTACAGTATAATAGCATAGATTGATGTGTAGACTTGTTTTACTGCTGTGTAGTTTTGTGGATGACTTTGGGCACTTGTTTTAGTTGCTGTGTAGTTTTGTTGTTGTTGTTCACTTGTTTTAGGCTGTGCATATGCTTCTGCACAGGCTATGCTTCTACTTCTGCATATATAAGGTAACTAGAGGGTGAATAACATGACCTATTTGGCTTTATATTGTATATGAGTGTCTGAGTGATGTCAAATTTGGTGTTGGGGTTTATGACTTGAGCTTTTAAGTTTTTTCAAGAACTTTATTTAGTTGAGATGGCTTTCTGTGCAGCAAGGTATGCCAGTTCCTGTTGTTGGCACAGTTGAAGTAAAAGAAGCTTAAAAACCAGCTCTAAATCTTGCTGAAGGATGATTTTCAAGTCTCATCAAGCACAACTTTCATAGGAAGAGCAAAAGAAGAAGCTGAACATGAGCCCTTGCATTTGAAGATAGAGACAATTTGTTGTTAATTCTGTATTTTGCAATGATAAGACGTATTTGCATACGCATCAATTAACCCTGTTAACAAATCAATCGTAGTATAAAGCAAGCAGAGATCTTTCTAAACCAGGGATCCAACTACAAGGTAGATCCACTAACCTAATATAAATGTCGAAATAAGCATATAAGGTTTAAAGGCTTGATGATTTCGGAATAGACATTGGAAATAAATCCTAAATTACCTCTATACATATTTACATGTGATCAACCAACAATCATGCAAACACAACCAAACAACCATGCAAGAACAAAGAAGACGATCTCTAATCTCAATTAAGTCCACACCGTGAGCAAATACACAACCTAAATTTGATATGCACATAAGTTCCTACGTGATTTCTATGACATAGACATACTTTGAATTAGACTACGGGTTTCATTCAACATCGTGACACAAACAAGCTCGACTACGTGCTCTACTTATAGGTCACACACATAAACTAATCATGCAATTACGTATCACATAAAGAATCGATGTGTTTAAGCACAAGTCCAAATCAAACATAGGTAGAAAATCAGTGAAATAACAAAAACAATGCAACTTATCAACTACTTGTATCAAAGTCGAACCTTGGATGATTAACACATGCAACATCAACTACTTGTATCAATTACACATGAAAATAGAAGAATACACCGAAAATCTTAAAGTACATGGACATAAAAATCACGGCATAAAACCTAAAATCATTGATCATAAATCATAAACTTCAATTCAACACATGGCTCAAAAGTACTTCTATCTCATAGACAAGAATCGAAACATACTTAAGCAAAAACCTAAAACAAGCATCAAAAAGAACGAACACATTCTAATCCGAAAGTAAAAGATGGAATTCACTCTCAAAATATCCCTATTTGTTCTATTCTTCGAGTGAGCGGAACCCTAGGCTACTTGCTTCGGATCAAGGATGATGGTGAGTTCGGATTATGGTGTTTGGAGAATGATGGAGTTTCGGCAAAGCTATGGTGTAATTTTGCATGGGTTAATGATGATAAACTGCTGCCATGCCGTGCCCTATATATAGAGTAACAAGACTTGATCTCCAAGAATTCCTCAAGCACAAGGAATCTTTATTAAATCGGCAAAACCAAGTCCAAGTTGGATTTAACTTCCTCTCTTGGTCTTCAAGTAATCCTTATGCATTAAGAAATGACAAAACCATCTTGAACTTGGAAAACCTTCTCTCTTGGGCTTCACGGTCTCTTTCCTTGGTGACTTGGGAAATCTCACGGCATCTTCCATACATATCTCGGATTGTACTTCTCCTAGCTCAAGCAGGAACTCCTAGCTGCCGGCCACCTTTCCCTTATGAGTCAGGAAAACATTTCCTGGTCAACACGGGTTTAGACTTTCCTAAAATAGAAATAAGAAAATTAGAAACTAGGAAAGAGGAAAGATGGAATCCTGATCAAGACAGGAATCCTGAGTAAACAAGGATTTCCAACACTTAGCACAATTTCAACACCAAATTATTCAAATCCGAAAATACTATGTATTCTAACACTAAAACCTACATATTTCTACATTAAGCAATTATTCTACACTAAACACAAATATAAAGCTAAAACAACTAAATAGGAGTTAACAAAGGGTAAATAAAGGGTATAAACATATTAAGAACGTCACACTTTGTGCTCCTATCATGCAACATAGAAAGTAAGGTTATTTTGGTTGTCTATGAACAATTGTTTCAAATCCATTTGTTTCTTAGAAAGTAAGGTAATAAGATGTTTTTGAGTCCATAAAATTTAGTCTCAGACATCATCAAACATGGGATATCATTGTTTGGACTATTTTGCTCTTTAGTCCTGAGTTGCACCAAACATGAGTCAGGTATTAGCTAGCATAAGTCAAGCATCAATAGTCCTGGACTGCTTAAGAAATTAGTCCTAGCTAAGACAGTCCTTGGTACCAAACATAGTATATATGTGTTCTCTAGGCCGGCTTAATTAATTGTTTCCATTGAGCTTTTAATTTATAATATTTCTAATTCTCTTTGCTCTGGTCCTAGCTAGCAATATCCATTTGAAAGCATGCATGCATTATGTGATTGAAATGGTCCAAGTCATAATCACTAAAAATAAATTGAGATCAAATTTGTTTCAGTGACGTCCGTGTTCGTTGCCAAGCTATAGTTAATTTGGTTAACACTACACCCAAAGTTCTAAAAAAGGGCCTAGGCAGCCCGGAGAAGGGTTACCGTCTTGATTTTAGGCAAATCGGCGAGTGTAGGAGACCGGCTGTTTTTTGGCCACCTAGGTGGCGGCTGGGTGGCCTAAAAAACTTTTTTTTTTTTTTTTTTTTAAAGTGAAAACCATGGATTCATATAA
This genomic interval carries:
- the LOC101313981 gene encoding uncharacterized protein LOC101313981; the encoded protein is MDSDEVNQRGDFSHDERAVYVMSPRTFAMTIKNSMKPSVEQSKGAKDKGKKRMAEQNPPVDHGKEKRLTVGSQFLSSGKIRLDVDPPMAPFFNKFMEVIKGPIAVESGCKHLTIKELMEESVKQSMQASFRQFHSLQEIIRQVEEKDDIVAKMKKDCQDAVAKLEDLEVHLANESARTERKRKMVRLLQEDLVKTEEVLAQAKEKITKLSLELDLARWSADERVEAAVENFKGSDEFIRLIMEAKTSGISQCMEAVKKVDHDFDQMALHAILEEMDSYESKRETSDQSVRHSPFPMSNHEDYHSPFLMSNHKGFSESKHEDEDQSVEHHPDKEEGDQYDDWGRESNGESKKRSPFLMSNYEDSRSPSPMSNHEDFSESNREDEDQSVEHHPDVDEGEDSDGWERESNGKSKQLSPDHISNHVESCESKHMGNCT
- the LOC101314275 gene encoding RNA polymerase II C-terminal domain phosphatase-like 4-like, whose translation is MAELLDPEKEYFFTSSSTSKITSRDDHSSPGQKKCLNLVRGCQTSNVLILDDIRNVWAKENQDNLIVMQKYNFFKSACHTMYLNNGTSSQSHAELRTDETVYLEHILRCLKRIHDIWTNTPISIDVRQVLKIHRKQVLKGCEIVFNSYSPNLWKMAEELGATCSTQADAPSVTHMVATNARTKNDLLALKNKFLVCPQWIEAASYLWEKQPEHKSSTFN